A single region of the Neotabrizicola shimadae genome encodes:
- a CDS encoding PstS family phosphate ABC transporter substrate-binding protein, whose amino-acid sequence MSSIKLTASVLALAAAAGVAEARDQLQIAGSSTVLPYATIVAEAFGENFDFPTPVVEGGGSGAGRKKLCEGVGENTIDIANSSSRISQSDIDTCKANGVNEIMEVRIGYDGIVFASDIAGPDFALTPADVYGALAAQVVKDGALVANAAAKWSDVNGALPAQDILAFIPGTKHGTREVFDIKLLEAGCKATGAYDLFFAASTGADEAAKKADAVKACHGVRTDGKSVDIDGDYTETLSRIAANKTAVGVFGLSFYENNMDKLKVATIDGIVPSVETISKGEYPVSRPLYFYVKKAHIGVIPGLQEYIDFFVSDDMAGPGGPLAAYGLVPDPELAATQAAVAAGTPMGPLE is encoded by the coding sequence ATGTCCTCCATCAAACTCACTGCCTCGGTGCTGGCGCTGGCCGCCGCTGCCGGTGTCGCCGAAGCGCGCGACCAGCTGCAGATCGCTGGGTCCTCGACCGTGCTGCCCTATGCCACCATCGTGGCCGAGGCCTTCGGCGAGAACTTCGATTTCCCGACCCCGGTCGTAGAAGGCGGCGGTTCGGGCGCTGGCCGCAAGAAGCTGTGCGAAGGCGTGGGCGAAAACACCATCGACATCGCCAACTCTTCCTCGCGCATCTCGCAGTCGGACATCGACACCTGCAAAGCGAACGGCGTGAACGAGATCATGGAAGTTCGCATCGGCTATGACGGCATCGTCTTCGCCAGCGACATCGCCGGACCGGATTTCGCCCTGACCCCGGCTGACGTCTACGGTGCCCTGGCCGCGCAGGTTGTCAAGGATGGCGCTCTGGTCGCCAACGCCGCTGCCAAGTGGTCGGACGTGAACGGTGCTCTGCCGGCTCAGGACATCCTGGCCTTCATTCCGGGCACCAAGCACGGCACCCGCGAAGTCTTCGACATCAAACTGCTCGAAGCCGGCTGCAAGGCCACCGGTGCCTATGACCTGTTCTTCGCCGCTTCGACCGGTGCCGACGAGGCCGCCAAGAAGGCCGACGCTGTAAAGGCCTGCCACGGCGTCCGCACTGACGGCAAGTCGGTCGACATCGACGGCGACTACACCGAGACGCTGTCGCGCATCGCTGCCAACAAGACCGCTGTCGGCGTGTTCGGCCTGTCCTTCTATGAAAACAACATGGACAAGCTGAAGGTTGCCACGATCGACGGCATCGTGCCTTCGGTGGAGACCATCTCGAAGGGCGAATACCCGGTGTCTCGTCCGCTGTACTTCTACGTCAAGAAGGCCCACATCGGCGTGATCCCCGGCCTGCAGGAATACATCGACTTCTTCGTGTCCGACGACATGGCCGGCCCGGGCGGCCCGCTGGCGGCCTATGGCCTGGTTCCGGATCCGGAACTGGCGGCCACCCAGGCGGCGGTTGCGGCCGGTACCCCGATGGGTCCGCTGGAGTAA
- the pstC gene encoding phosphate ABC transporter permease subunit PstC, protein MNLGLLVTVILVLAIAGWIIGRQRAVASVKGDIRKLHSLPGYYGHIVFLATAVPSLLVVVLWILVQPALIESRVANLIKPSDIPEGSSQSLVMADVRRIANGLDAVVAAGLPEDQLASMRADFSDVRGRLAGVGVAIGSNVSNSVFIAAKEYRSAIKSSAMMMTVAALAIALAGLAWSLTRIRPEFRARNATERFTMSLLIASSLIAVLTTVGIVASLLFESIHFFSIYPASKFFFSTVWNPKFGGGSDLGILPLIWGTLYVSFIALLVAVPVGLMSAIYLSEYASKSVRAVVKPLIEVLAGIPTIVYGLFALITVGPLIRDWIAMPTGLGNSSSSVMTAGIVMGIMVIPFVSSLSDDIINAVPQSLRDGSLGLGATPSETVRQVVLPAALPGIVGAVLLAASRAIGETMIVVMGAGAAARLSLNPFEAMTTVTVKIVSQLTGDTEFASPETLVAFALGLTLFVLTLVLNIVALVIVRKYREQYE, encoded by the coding sequence ATGAACCTTGGACTTCTCGTCACCGTGATCCTCGTGCTGGCCATCGCCGGCTGGATCATCGGTCGCCAACGCGCCGTAGCCTCGGTCAAGGGCGACATCCGCAAGCTTCACTCGCTGCCCGGCTACTACGGGCACATCGTATTCCTGGCGACGGCCGTGCCGTCGCTTCTTGTCGTGGTGCTTTGGATTCTGGTCCAGCCCGCGCTGATCGAGAGCCGCGTCGCCAACCTGATCAAGCCCTCCGACATTCCCGAGGGCAGCTCGCAATCCCTGGTGATGGCGGACGTGCGCCGCATCGCAAACGGGCTTGATGCCGTTGTGGCGGCCGGTCTTCCGGAAGATCAGCTTGCCAGCATGCGGGCCGATTTCTCTGACGTGCGCGGCCGTCTGGCTGGCGTGGGCGTCGCGATCGGAAGCAATGTCAGCAACTCGGTCTTCATCGCGGCCAAGGAGTATCGCAGCGCAATCAAGTCCAGCGCCATGATGATGACCGTGGCCGCCCTGGCGATTGCACTTGCGGGTCTGGCCTGGTCGCTGACCCGTATCCGTCCCGAGTTCCGAGCGCGGAACGCGACGGAGCGCTTTACAATGTCTCTGCTGATCGCGTCGTCGCTGATTGCCGTTCTGACGACGGTTGGCATCGTGGCATCCCTGCTGTTCGAAAGCATCCATTTCTTCAGCATCTATCCAGCCTCGAAGTTCTTCTTCTCGACGGTCTGGAATCCCAAGTTCGGCGGCGGCTCCGATCTGGGCATCCTGCCGCTGATCTGGGGCACGCTGTATGTGTCGTTCATCGCGCTGCTGGTTGCGGTGCCCGTGGGGCTCATGTCGGCGATCTACCTGTCGGAGTATGCCTCGAAATCGGTACGCGCCGTGGTCAAGCCGCTGATCGAGGTGCTGGCCGGCATCCCGACCATCGTCTATGGCCTCTTCGCGCTTATCACCGTCGGCCCGCTGATCCGCGACTGGATCGCCATGCCGACCGGCCTTGGGAACTCGTCGTCCTCGGTGATGACGGCGGGCATCGTCATGGGGATCATGGTCATCCCGTTCGTGTCCTCGCTTTCGGACGACATCATCAACGCAGTGCCTCAGTCGCTGCGTGACGGCTCGCTCGGCCTGGGGGCGACGCCTTCTGAAACCGTGCGACAGGTCGTGCTGCCGGCGGCGCTTCCGGGCATCGTCGGCGCCGTCCTGCTGGCTGCCAGCCGCGCCATCGGTGAAACCATGATCGTGGTGATGGGTGCCGGTGCAGCCGCCCGGCTCAGCCTCAACCCATTCGAGGCGATGACCACTGTTACCGTGAAGATCGTCAGCCAGTTGACCGGCGATACCGAGTTCGCCAGCCCCGAAACGCTTGTCGCCTTCGCGCTTGGTCTCACCCTCTTCGTGCTGACGCTGGTCCTGAACATCGTAGCGTTGGTGATCGTGCGCAAATACCGGGAGCAATACGAATGA
- the pstA gene encoding phosphate ABC transporter permease PstA, with protein MTVEASLFTLDAKTKARKTAEARFRLYGVVAIAVALLALLWLLISILSGGLPAFRQTMLTYPVTLEEAVLDKSGTRDPVALSKVTTVAYTKILATSLAAVIAEKGIAPEGMTDKDVADMISQESAATLRSKVLADPALIGTTIDFTALASGRIDGYLKGRVSRESAALDKNVSPVQLELADNLQKAGILDKRFNWGFLTAPDASDKRPEAAGLGVAIIGSFYMMLVVLVLSLPIGVAASIYLEEFAPKNRLTDIIEVNIANLAAVPSIVYGILGLAVFINFMHLPQSAPIVGGLVLTLMTLPRIIIPTRAALKAVPPSIRDAALGVGASKLQTVFHHVLPLAMPGILTGMIIGLAQALGETAPLLLIGMVAFVRDFPGGLPGGLFDPAAALPVQVYNWTNRGDPGFVERASGAIIVLLVFLVIMNAAAIYLRRKFERRW; from the coding sequence ATGACCGTCGAAGCATCGCTGTTCACACTTGATGCGAAGACCAAGGCGCGCAAGACGGCCGAGGCCAGGTTCCGCCTCTATGGGGTGGTGGCCATTGCTGTTGCCCTGCTTGCACTCCTCTGGCTGTTGATCTCCATCCTGTCGGGGGGCCTGCCGGCCTTCCGCCAGACCATGCTGACCTATCCGGTCACCCTGGAAGAGGCCGTTCTGGACAAGTCCGGCACGCGCGACCCAGTTGCGCTCAGCAAGGTGACCACGGTCGCCTACACCAAGATCCTTGCAACTTCGCTTGCCGCGGTCATCGCTGAGAAGGGCATCGCCCCGGAAGGCATGACCGACAAGGACGTGGCCGACATGATCAGCCAGGAATCCGCCGCCACCCTGCGGTCGAAAGTCCTGGCCGACCCGGCGCTGATCGGTACCACGATTGACTTCACCGCCCTCGCATCGGGCCGCATCGACGGTTATCTGAAGGGCCGCGTCAGCCGTGAATCCGCGGCTCTGGACAAGAACGTCTCGCCGGTGCAGCTGGAGCTTGCCGACAACCTGCAGAAGGCAGGCATCCTGGACAAACGCTTCAATTGGGGCTTTCTGACTGCCCCCGATGCGTCGGACAAGCGGCCAGAGGCCGCGGGTCTTGGTGTTGCGATCATCGGTTCGTTCTACATGATGCTGGTGGTACTGGTGCTGTCACTGCCCATCGGCGTCGCCGCCTCGATCTATCTGGAAGAGTTCGCTCCCAAGAACCGGCTGACCGACATCATCGAGGTCAACATCGCCAATCTCGCCGCGGTGCCCTCCATCGTCTACGGTATCCTCGGCCTCGCGGTGTTCATCAACTTCATGCACCTGCCGCAATCGGCACCCATCGTCGGTGGTCTGGTGCTGACGCTGATGACCCTCCCGCGCATCATCATCCCGACCCGCGCCGCGCTCAAGGCCGTGCCGCCCTCGATCCGTGACGCGGCTCTCGGCGTCGGCGCGTCCAAGCTGCAGACCGTGTTCCACCACGTCCTGCCGCTGGCCATGCCGGGCATCCTGACCGGCATGATCATCGGCCTGGCCCAGGCGCTTGGCGAGACTGCGCCGCTGCTCTTGATCGGCATGGTCGCCTTCGTCCGTGACTTCCCCGGCGGGCTGCCCGGCGGTCTCTTCGATCCTGCTGCCGCACTGCCGGTGCAGGTTTACAACTGGACGAACCGAGGCGATCCGGGTTTCGTGGAACGCGCCTCGGGTGCCATCATCGTGCTGCTGGTGTTCCTTGTGATCATGAATGCCGCGGCGATCTATCTGCGCCGCAAGTTCGAGCGCCGCTGGTAA
- the pstB gene encoding phosphate ABC transporter ATP-binding protein PstB produces the protein MKDQVTENRVQTDTSKISAKKAQVYYGENHAIKDVDVEILDKTVTAFIGPSGCGKSTFLRCLNRMNDTIPSCRVEGKILLDGEDIYDARVDPVQLRAKVGMVFQKPNPFPKSIYDNVAYGPKIHGLTRNKAELDAVVESCLRKAALWGEVKDRLTSPGTGLSGGQQQRLCIARAIATSPEVLLMDEPCSALDPIATAQVEELIDELRSQFSVVIVTHSMQQAARVSQKTAFFHLGNLVEYGSTDQIFTNPKDPRTESYISGRIG, from the coding sequence ATGAAAGACCAGGTGACGGAGAATCGCGTGCAGACCGATACGAGCAAGATCTCGGCCAAGAAGGCGCAGGTCTATTACGGTGAAAACCACGCCATCAAGGATGTGGATGTCGAGATCCTCGACAAGACGGTGACGGCGTTCATCGGCCCCTCGGGCTGCGGCAAGTCCACCTTCCTGCGCTGCCTCAACCGCATGAACGATACGATCCCGAGTTGCCGGGTGGAGGGCAAGATCCTGCTGGACGGCGAGGATATCTATGACGCTCGCGTCGACCCGGTGCAGTTGCGCGCCAAGGTCGGCATGGTGTTCCAGAAGCCGAACCCCTTCCCCAAGTCGATCTACGACAACGTGGCCTATGGGCCCAAGATCCACGGCCTGACCCGCAACAAGGCGGAACTGGACGCGGTCGTGGAAAGCTGCCTGCGCAAGGCCGCGCTGTGGGGTGAGGTGAAGGACCGCTTGACCTCTCCGGGTACGGGCCTCTCCGGTGGCCAACAGCAACGCCTGTGCATCGCACGCGCCATTGCCACGTCGCCCGAAGTGCTGCTGATGGACGAGCCGTGCTCGGCCCTTGACCCCATCGCCACGGCACAGGTCGAAGAGCTGATCGACGAGCTGCGCTCGCAGTTCTCGGTGGTGATCGTGACGCACTCGATGCAGCAGGCCGCGCGCGTCAGCCAGAAGACCGCGTTCTTCCACCTGGGCAACCTCGTGGAATACGGCTCGACCGACCAGATCTTCACCAATCCCAAGGATCCCCGCACGGAATCCTACATTTCCGGCCGGATCGGCTGA
- the phoU gene encoding phosphate signaling complex protein PhoU: MSLEPHIATVFDRDLESVQAQIMTMGGLVEAAILDAAQALEMRDEELAEKVRQADAAIDAIEAQVQADCARLLALRSPTASDLRTVLTVMKIAAALERCGDYAKNLAKRSVVLTQMAPVGGTAGTLRRMAKTVQLMLKDALDAYIARDAGLAEEVRQRDRDVDQMYNGLFRTLLTHMMEDPRNITAAMHLHFIAKNLERVGDHATGIAEQVIYLVKGSLPEEARPKADLTDSLTGADL, from the coding sequence ATGTCCTTGGAACCCCATATTGCCACGGTTTTTGACCGCGACCTGGAATCCGTTCAGGCCCAGATCATGACCATGGGCGGTCTGGTCGAAGCCGCGATCCTGGACGCCGCACAGGCGCTGGAAATGCGCGACGAGGAGCTGGCCGAGAAGGTGCGTCAGGCCGATGCCGCCATCGACGCGATTGAGGCGCAAGTCCAGGCCGATTGCGCCCGGCTTCTGGCGCTGCGTTCGCCCACGGCTTCGGATCTGCGGACCGTGCTGACGGTGATGAAGATCGCGGCCGCGCTGGAGCGTTGCGGCGACTATGCCAAGAACCTGGCAAAGCGGTCGGTCGTGCTGACCCAGATGGCGCCGGTCGGCGGCACGGCGGGCACGCTGCGGCGCATGGCCAAGACGGTGCAGCTGATGCTGAAGGATGCGCTGGATGCCTACATTGCGCGGGATGCCGGGTTGGCCGAAGAGGTTCGCCAGCGCGACAGAGACGTGGACCAGATGTACAACGGCCTGTTCCGGACGCTGCTGACCCACATGATGGAAGACCCCCGCAACATCACCGCCGCGATGCACCTGCACTTCATCGCCAAGAACCTGGAGCGGGTGGGGGATCATGCGACGGGGATTGCCGAGCAGGTGATCTATCTGGTGAAGGGCAGCCTGCCGGAAGAGGCGCGGCCGAAGGCCGATCTGACCGACAGCCTTACGGGGGCGGACCTCTGA
- the phoB gene encoding phosphate regulon transcriptional regulator PhoB, with protein sequence MSAQVRPTVLIVEDEPAQREVLSYNLEAEGFRVTTAGDGEAALLAVEEETPDIIVLDWMLPKVSGIEICRRLKTRADTKSLPIIMLSARSEEVDRVRGLETGADDYVVKPYSLVELMARVRTQLRRTRPATVGQVLEFGGILLDPESHKVHRDGKLLKLGPTEFRLLSTFMEKPGRVWSREQLLDRVWGRDIYVDTRTVDVHIGRLRKALMAEGGDDPLRTVRGAGYALG encoded by the coding sequence ATGTCGGCCCAGGTGCGCCCGACGGTTCTGATCGTCGAGGACGAGCCCGCGCAGCGGGAAGTCCTGTCCTACAACCTGGAGGCCGAGGGGTTCCGTGTGACCACTGCGGGCGACGGCGAGGCGGCGCTGCTGGCGGTCGAGGAAGAGACGCCCGACATCATCGTGCTGGACTGGATGCTGCCCAAGGTTTCGGGGATCGAGATCTGCCGGCGGCTGAAGACCCGGGCGGATACGAAGTCCCTGCCGATCATCATGCTGTCGGCCCGGTCCGAGGAAGTGGACCGGGTGCGGGGGCTGGAGACCGGGGCGGATGACTATGTGGTCAAGCCCTATTCTCTGGTCGAGTTGATGGCCCGGGTGCGGACCCAGTTGCGGCGGACCCGACCGGCGACGGTGGGGCAGGTGCTGGAGTTCGGGGGTATCCTGCTGGACCCCGAGAGCCACAAGGTCCACCGGGATGGCAAGCTTCTGAAGCTGGGGCCGACCGAGTTCCGGCTCTTGTCCACCTTCATGGAGAAGCCGGGCCGGGTCTGGAGCCGCGAGCAGCTTCTGGACCGGGTCTGGGGGCGGGACATCTATGTGGATACCCGGACCGTGGACGTTCATATCGGGCGGCTGAGGAAGGCGCTGATGGCCGAGGGGGGGGACGATCCCCTGCGGACCGTCCGGGGCGCGGGCTATGCGCTTGGCTAG
- a CDS encoding FUSC family protein, translating to MNEADTFFQRLRQRLSEDGLLGVHFAVNVFIASAITWWTLTTFTHANPVWATASMVASSEPEYAKGRDNFRSRLINTLVGCAVGLGFLALGGAHAWKMPFAVALAVLLSAYVVRIKVMWRQAPITAAIVVAGSITEHSNVSGMELGLRRVAEVIFGCLVALAVSWVMGKIWPLQSPSEKS from the coding sequence ATGAATGAGGCGGACACGTTTTTCCAGCGCCTCCGCCAGCGCCTGTCCGAAGACGGGCTTCTGGGCGTGCACTTCGCCGTCAACGTCTTCATCGCCTCGGCCATCACCTGGTGGACGCTGACCACCTTCACCCATGCCAATCCGGTCTGGGCCACCGCTTCGATGGTCGCCTCCAGCGAACCGGAATATGCCAAGGGCCGCGACAACTTCCGCTCGCGGCTCATCAACACTCTGGTCGGTTGCGCCGTGGGCCTGGGTTTCCTGGCCCTCGGAGGCGCCCATGCCTGGAAGATGCCCTTTGCCGTGGCGCTGGCGGTTCTGCTGTCGGCCTATGTCGTGCGCATCAAGGTAATGTGGCGCCAGGCGCCCATCACCGCTGCCATTGTCGTGGCCGGCTCGATCACCGAACACTCCAACGTCTCGGGCATGGAACTGGGCCTGCGCCGCGTGGCCGAGGTGATCTTCGGCTGTCTCGTGGCCCTGGCGGTCAGCTGGGTCATGGGCAAGATCTGGCCGTTGCAGTCACCCTCGGAAAAGTCTTAA
- a CDS encoding nucleoside hydrolase, with product MAPRKIIIDTDPGQDDAVAILLALASPEDVEVLGITAVAGNVPLPLTQKNARIICELAGKPETRVYAGCDAPLKRKLVTAEHVHGKTGLDGPQMADPTMALQDQHAVDFIIETLRREPAHTVTLCPLGPLTNIATAFQRAPDVVARVQQIVLMGGAYFEVGNITPAAEFNIYVDPEAAEIVFQSGVPLVVMPLDVTHKALTNRKRVEAFRALGTEPGRMVAEWTDFFERFDMAKYGSEGAPLHDPCVIAYLIRPDLFQGRHINVEIETTSELTLGMTVADWWGVTKRPANALFMGSVDAEGFFALLTDRIARL from the coding sequence ATGGCCCCGCGCAAGATCATCATCGACACCGACCCCGGACAGGACGACGCCGTGGCGATCCTTCTCGCCCTCGCCTCGCCCGAGGATGTCGAGGTTCTGGGCATCACCGCGGTCGCCGGCAACGTGCCGCTGCCGCTGACACAGAAGAATGCCCGCATCATCTGCGAACTGGCCGGCAAGCCGGAAACCCGCGTCTATGCCGGCTGCGACGCGCCACTGAAGCGTAAACTCGTCACCGCCGAACATGTCCACGGAAAGACCGGGCTCGATGGCCCGCAGATGGCCGACCCGACCATGGCCCTTCAGGACCAGCACGCCGTCGATTTCATCATTGAAACGTTGCGCCGCGAACCCGCCCACACCGTCACGCTCTGTCCGCTTGGCCCGCTGACCAACATCGCCACAGCCTTCCAGCGCGCGCCCGACGTCGTGGCCCGCGTGCAGCAGATCGTGCTCATGGGCGGCGCCTATTTCGAAGTGGGCAACATCACGCCGGCAGCCGAATTCAACATCTACGTTGACCCGGAAGCCGCGGAAATCGTGTTCCAATCCGGGGTTCCACTGGTGGTCATGCCTCTGGATGTCACACACAAGGCGCTGACCAACCGCAAGCGGGTCGAGGCGTTCCGCGCGCTCGGCACCGAACCGGGCCGCATGGTCGCGGAATGGACCGACTTCTTCGAACGTTTCGACATGGCCAAATACGGCAGCGAGGGCGCGCCGCTGCACGACCCCTGCGTCATCGCCTATCTGATCCGCCCCGATCTCTTCCAAGGCCGGCACATCAACGTGGAAATCGAAACCACGTCCGAGCTTACCCTCGGCATGACTGTCGCCGACTGGTGGGGCGTCACCAAACGCCCGGCAAATGCCTTGTTCATGGGCTCGGTCGATGCCGAAGGCTTCTTCGCGCTGCTGACGGACCGCATCGCGCGGCTCTGA
- a CDS encoding flavin monoamine oxidase family protein, which yields MQPDVVIVGAGAAGVGAGRALQARGVSFVILEAAERMGGRTFTDTTSLAAPWDHGAQWFHCADVNPLRPEADRLGLAYEGSDWSEETAIWQAGRWLSPEMRAEADGVIDHAMGAIYREAAKGRESSLDEVLPKAGPWAAITRNIARLMSSAEPEAVSVCGYAEYADTEVNLIVTGGYGRLIARLAEGLPIRLGQPVTRIAQLGRGVRVEGPGGAIEAKAAIVTASTNVLNAGGIRFESGAVRGMLDLMQDVPCGFYEKVAITLLALPQELGGARFAWADPGDGALSMGFQVPPGAVPMLIAHLGGDEARDLGRAGAAALQDHVLARLVQVFGSGIAARVTGVAVTSWGENPFVRGAYSHVRPGIWQRRRQMIAAETGDIRFAGEAFSLPWHSTAHGAWQTGMDAAAAVADRLGHPARA from the coding sequence ATGCAGCCGGATGTGGTGATTGTCGGGGCCGGAGCGGCCGGGGTGGGGGCCGGGCGGGCCTTGCAGGCGCGGGGGGTGTCCTTCGTGATCCTGGAGGCGGCCGAGCGCATGGGCGGGCGGACCTTCACCGATACCACGAGCCTGGCGGCGCCCTGGGATCACGGCGCGCAGTGGTTTCATTGCGCGGACGTGAACCCGCTGCGGCCCGAGGCCGACCGGCTGGGGCTGGCTTATGAAGGGTCTGACTGGTCGGAGGAAACCGCGATCTGGCAGGCCGGGCGCTGGTTGTCGCCCGAGATGCGGGCCGAGGCGGATGGCGTGATCGACCATGCGATGGGGGCAATCTATCGCGAGGCGGCAAAGGGGCGGGAATCCTCGCTGGACGAGGTGCTGCCCAAGGCCGGTCCCTGGGCCGCGATCACGCGCAACATTGCACGGCTGATGTCGAGCGCCGAGCCCGAGGCGGTTTCGGTCTGCGGTTATGCGGAATATGCCGATACCGAGGTGAACCTGATCGTGACCGGCGGCTATGGCCGGTTGATCGCGCGGCTGGCCGAGGGCTTGCCGATCCGCCTGGGCCAGCCGGTGACGCGCATCGCGCAGCTTGGCCGGGGCGTGCGGGTGGAGGGGCCGGGGGGCGCGATCGAGGCGAAGGCGGCGATCGTGACGGCCTCGACCAATGTGCTGAACGCGGGCGGCATCCGGTTCGAATCCGGCGCTGTGCGGGGGATGCTCGACCTGATGCAGGATGTGCCCTGCGGGTTCTACGAGAAGGTGGCGATCACGCTGCTCGCGCTGCCACAGGAACTGGGCGGGGCGCGCTTCGCCTGGGCCGATCCGGGGGACGGGGCGCTGTCGATGGGGTTCCAGGTGCCGCCGGGGGCGGTGCCGATGCTGATCGCACATCTGGGGGGCGACGAGGCGCGCGACCTGGGCCGAGCGGGGGCGGCGGCCTTGCAGGACCATGTGCTGGCGCGGCTGGTGCAGGTGTTCGGGTCGGGGATTGCGGCGCGCGTGACGGGGGTGGCGGTCACGAGCTGGGGCGAGAACCCCTTCGTGCGCGGGGCCTATTCGCATGTGCGGCCGGGGATCTGGCAGCGGCGGCGGCAGATGATCGCTGCCGAGACGGGGGATATCCGGTTTGCCGGCGAGGCGTTTTCGCTGCCCTGGCATTCCACGGCGCATGGGGCGTGGCAGACCGGGATGGATGCGGCGGCCGCGGTGGCCGACCGGCTGGGGCATCCGGCCCGCGCGTGA
- a CDS encoding Fe(3+) ABC transporter substrate-binding protein encodes MKLRLTLTALALIGTALPALAEEVNVYSHRQPELIQPLVDAFTAETGITVNVAFVDKGMAERLVAEGDRSPADLVLTVDIARLMQIVDAGVTQPVQSAVLEANIPAEFRDPANQWFGLTTRARIVYASKDRVQPGEITTYEDLASDKWKGRLCTRSGLHDYNVALLGAMIAHHDAAYATTWAEGLKANLAKKPEGGDRDQAKAIWAGECDIALGNTYYMGQMLADPEQKAWADSVNVVFPVFQDGGTHMNVSGVAMTKSAPNHDTALKFMEWLSSDEAQRIYAETNNEFPVKPGVPRSALVESWGSFTPDTLPLSTIASERPEALKIMETVDYDG; translated from the coding sequence ATGAAGCTCCGCTTGACCCTGACCGCGCTTGCCCTGATCGGCACGGCCCTTCCTGCGCTTGCGGAAGAGGTGAATGTCTATTCCCACCGCCAGCCCGAACTGATCCAGCCCCTCGTCGATGCCTTCACCGCCGAAACCGGCATCACCGTGAACGTGGCCTTTGTCGACAAGGGCATGGCCGAACGCCTGGTCGCCGAAGGCGACCGCTCGCCCGCCGACCTGGTGCTGACCGTGGACATCGCGCGCCTGATGCAGATCGTCGATGCCGGCGTCACCCAGCCCGTGCAGTCCGCCGTGCTGGAGGCCAACATCCCCGCCGAATTCCGCGATCCCGCGAACCAGTGGTTCGGCCTGACCACCCGCGCCCGCATCGTCTATGCCAGCAAGGACCGCGTCCAGCCCGGCGAGATCACCACCTACGAAGACCTCGCCTCCGACAAGTGGAAGGGCCGGCTCTGCACCCGGTCGGGCCTGCATGACTACAACGTCGCCCTGCTCGGCGCGATGATCGCCCACCACGATGCCGCCTATGCCACCACCTGGGCCGAAGGTCTGAAGGCCAACCTCGCTAAGAAGCCCGAAGGCGGCGACCGCGACCAGGCCAAGGCGATCTGGGCCGGCGAATGCGACATCGCGCTCGGCAACACCTATTACATGGGCCAGATGCTTGCCGACCCCGAACAGAAGGCCTGGGCCGACTCCGTCAACGTGGTCTTCCCGGTGTTCCAGGACGGCGGCACCCACATGAACGTCTCGGGCGTGGCCATGACCAAATCCGCCCCGAACCACGACACCGCGCTGAAGTTCATGGAATGGCTCTCCTCCGACGAGGCGCAGCGCATCTATGCCGAAACCAACAACGAATTCCCGGTCAAGCCCGGCGTGCCGCGCTCGGCCCTGGTGGAAAGCTGGGGAAGCTTCACCCCCGACACCCTGCCCCTGTCCACCATAGCTTCCGAACGGCCCGAGGCGCTGAAGATCATGGAAACCGTCGACTACGACGGCTGA
- the mazG gene encoding nucleoside triphosphate pyrophosphohydrolase, with protein MDRLVEIMARLRDPATGCPWDLEQTFSTIAPYTLEEAHEVADAIRRQAWDELPGELGDLLFQVVFHSRMAEDAGLFAFPDVVRAISDKMVSRHPHVFGDESRDKSADQQTVDWERMKAAERGAARVLDGVALGLPALTRAVKLQKRAARVGFDWPSTDEVVAKITEEAAELAEARDRLTPAEVEEEFGDLLFVMANLARHLKIDPEAALRGANAKFERRFRRIEDWLAEDGRTPTDSDLAEMDALWNRAKAEDKLAQDS; from the coding sequence ATGGACCGGCTCGTCGAAATCATGGCGCGCCTGCGCGACCCGGCCACCGGCTGCCCCTGGGATCTGGAACAGACCTTCTCCACCATCGCTCCCTATACGCTGGAAGAAGCGCATGAGGTCGCCGATGCCATCCGGCGCCAGGCCTGGGACGAACTTCCCGGCGAATTGGGCGATCTCCTGTTCCAGGTGGTGTTCCATTCCCGCATGGCCGAAGACGCCGGGCTCTTTGCCTTCCCCGATGTGGTCCGCGCCATTTCCGACAAGATGGTGTCCCGCCATCCGCATGTCTTCGGCGACGAAAGCCGTGACAAGTCCGCAGACCAGCAGACGGTGGACTGGGAAAGGATGAAGGCGGCAGAGCGCGGCGCTGCGCGCGTGCTCGACGGCGTGGCGCTTGGCCTGCCCGCCCTCACTCGCGCGGTCAAACTGCAAAAACGTGCCGCGCGCGTCGGCTTCGACTGGCCCTCGACCGACGAGGTGGTGGCCAAGATCACCGAGGAAGCTGCGGAACTGGCCGAGGCGCGCGACCGCCTGACCCCAGCCGAGGTCGAGGAAGAGTTTGGCGACCTCCTCTTCGTCATGGCCAACCTCGCGCGGCACCTGAAGATCGACCCGGAAGCCGCTCTGCGCGGCGCGAATGCCAAGTTCGAACGCCGCTTCCGCCGGATCGAGGACTGGCTGGCCGAAGACGGCCGCACCCCGACCGACAGCGACCTGGCCGAGATGGACGCCTTGTGGAACCGCGCCAAGGCCGAGGACAAGTTGGCGCAGGATAGCTGA